The Apium graveolens cultivar Ventura chromosome 10, ASM990537v1, whole genome shotgun sequence nucleotide sequence TAGACGTACTTGTATAAACTCAAGCGAGTAATTGTGTTAAAAGATGATTGCTTATTTTCTTGAAATAAACATTTAGGAGTATTATGAAGATATGAGAGAGTTCCATCAGCATCTTCCTGTTTTAGAAACCTCAAATTGTTTCTGATATAATTATGGCCATCTTCTGCAGGAATATTCTTTGACACTTACGGAGAGTATTATGAAGATATGAGAGAGTTCCATCAGCATCTTCCTGTTTTATTAAAGCCTGAAGGACTCTACTCATTTTTCAATGGACTTTGTGGAGGTAATGCCTTTTTTCATGTAGTTTACTGTCAAATAGTTTCTTTAGAACTTCAAAGTTTGGGTTACTCTACACAGTTGATACCCTTGCCTGTTAAGGATTGTTTGGGTGAAGAGGTATGGGAGGGTGTGAAACACAAATATTGGCAGTTAGATACATATTACCTTCCTGTTTGTGAGGTTCTTCAGGATTCTGAATGATTTAAGCTTAGAGTACTTTTTGAGAGAACATTTTTTTTATGAAATGTGTTGGCATAAATATTCATCCGGCGGTTATCTTTTATTCAGAGTATGGATGGTGAAAAAACTGTATGAGTGCTTCTAATcttcaaagtatttctgttttagTATTAATATTTCTGTAAATGTAATTGCATACCGTTTCCTCCGAATTAGATATTTGTGAAGGGAGACTTTTTTTTTTGCCTAGTAGATGCAGAATAACTGCCTATTATTAGACATTAAAAGATGCCCTGTGATTTTTTACTGCAAATTTTCTGCTTCTAGATCTACAGGTTTACAACTAAAGCTAATAGTAAATCAGAAACTTGTAgcattttcttaaataattaataatttgatCCAACACAAATAATTAAAACTAGATCCAACATAAATAACTAACATTTAGATCCTGTACTCGGCGAACAAGATAGTTGGATTGAGTATTATACATCAATACTTTGAAAGGGCAATAACAATTTGGCCCTGTTCGGtcatttacattgtttattagTGATGATATAGTTACTGCGATCATATCCAGCTGAATGCAATTGGACTACCAACAGTATATTTTCCTCCCGACCATTCTAAACGTGCAAACTTCGTTGTGTCGGATGGCATGGAAGTTGCACTGAACGTCACTGTGTAGTTCTTTTTTTCATTTGGTTTGCTGAAAAGTAGTGCTTCTGGCTCCACAACTATTTTCACATTCGATAGTTCTGAAGACACTGAAACTTTGTATGTGGAGGGCTCGCCCACATTAGTTAGAGTTCGTGTATACTTGACTATGGTTGGTTGACTATCGTCATTATCTTTTCGTAATGCTGTCTGCAGAGCAACGGCAAAGGAGGGGTAGTTAAGATCTCCCACAGTATATTTTTTATCTGCCTGACATGTGTCATTTCTTTTTGTAATTGCCTTGATTTGACTTGAAGTGTAGTTTAAGGCACAAAGGAACCCTAGGTAGTCCTCTACTGTGGCATCGTAGACAAGTCCCGGATCAAGGGCTGATATGGGATCAACATGTCCAGATCCAATATCAAACGGCGTCGAGGGCTTTCCAGTAGCAGTATCCTGTATGGTTTCACCGTTCTTGTATCTGTTGTAGGCTGTTGTCATAAGAGCTGATCTAATAGCTGCAGGGCTCCATTCAGGATGGGCAGCTTTGACTAGTGCTGCTAATCCGCTTATATGAGGACATGACATGGATGTGCCAGATACTATATTGAACTCTACATGCCGAGAATCATTTGCTAAACCACTTGGTCCAACTTTTCCTGGCCATCCAGCTATAATGTTTACACCTGGTGCTATTAAATCAGGTTTTAGTAGATCCGGTGTGATTGGATTAGGACCTCTTGAACTGAATGCTGCCACAAGTGGTGATGGTTCGATGCCCAGGTGCGTACCTCCAGATGCAATTGTGGCCATTGGGTCTGAATCCGAAGATATATACTTCTTTATTGCATCACCAGCAATCTGACCCACAGCTACTGATGGTATAAGATGAGCATCAGCAACAATTTCTTCACCAAAAGAGTTGGTGTTTGCTAATATCATACCTACACCACCAGCATCTCTTACAACCACACCCTTTTGAACTCTAGAGCTCATCCCTCGATCACACACCACAATTTTCCCTGCAACGTCTTTAGGATGTAAATTACCAGCTAGACATAGATTGCCACTTGTGTTACTGGTTTTAATTTCGTAGACCAGTGGAACTAGCACACCTGACAGAGACTTGCCACTATAAAGTGATGAACCGGAAAAATTCTTCCCACTACCAATGCTAGCATAAGCCGGAAAGTCACGGTCCAACGTCCCGGCACCAACAGTAGTAATCCATGGTGCCACATTTGATATGCTCTCAGAACTTGGGCCACCATTTCCTGCTGCGCATGAAACAAAAATTCCATTCAACATTGCAGTGAATGCCCCCACTGCAATAATGTCTCTATAGTAATCAGAAACTGAACCACCTAATGATAGAGATAGTACATTTACACCATCTGCAACTGCTTTTTCCATTCCAGCTAGTATGTCGCTGCTAAAACATCCACCAAGCCAGCATACTTTGTAAATAGCCACTCTGGCCTGTGCTGCCATCCCTCTTGCTGTTCCTGCAGCATAACCAAAGAGACTAGCTCCACTAACAGCTGAACCAGCGGCTGTAGTTGAGGTGTGTGTTCCATGCCCCTCATCATCTCTTGGCGAGTTTGATTCCATAGTTTCGTCAATTGGGCCATAAGTTGCTTCATAACCTTTTGAGAAGGACCTTGCCCCAATGAGTTTCCGGTTGCAACTAGACGAATTAAAGCCTTTGGCAATCTCACACTCACCTTTCCAGGTGCTGGGGACTGGACCTAATCCACTGTCGTCGAAACTTTGGCTTTCTGGCCAGACACCTGTGTCCAGCACTCCTACTACTACATCACTAATTGCATTCGCCTCGGGATAAACTGCTCCACCCTTGTCGAGTCCTAGAAATCCCGGAGTCCGAGTTGTGTAAAGCTCATATCTCATTTCTTCTTGGACTAGTAGGATACCTGGCTGCTGTTCGAGGGATTGAGCTTCCTCAGTAGTCAGTCTCGTGGAGAATCCATGAATTATATCAGTGTATGTATAAATCATGTTAGCAGAATGTGATACTGATTTTATGGACGAATCATACCACTGGAGGTGATCATTAAAACTCAATGGCATTGAGTGCTTGTCCATATGAACTATATAAGTCTTCTCTTTCTTGCCCTTATCTGCAGTGGTAGCATATGCATTGCAGCATAATAGTAGCATAACCACCGGAACAAGTATGAGCTTCATTTATGTTCCAACCTTTTGGTTGTAGGGATTAAACGTCTTGAAGAAGGTTTTAGGCGATGCCTAGGCAATAAGAGAAAAAAAATATAGTAGTGAGAATCTCACTTAGAGTTGCTTTTGTAGACCTATTTCTACGAAGCCATAGTGAGGGATTGGACCCACTGCCACTGCCTAAAGTAACATGAAATTGAACCATCTAACCATTTTCCAATAAAAAATCGTCAGAATTTCCATCTTTTTCTTTATTTCATCATAGCTTTTGTGAAATACACAACTGTTGGACAAAAAAAAGTCTTGTCTAGTTTATCATGTGGTGTCTGCCTATACGACAAGCAATGAGcttcattttttatttttgtataaGCTGAACATTGcttcattttttatttttctataaGCTGAACAACCCTGCTTTGTTCAGTGACTTCAGTCATTAGTAAGATCAATATACGAACGTTGTACTGAGAATGCTATGCCGACAAACTATACTGGTAGAAAGGTATTTCATGTCATTGTTTGAGGTATAAGCATATAAGGTGCAGCTTACCAGATTTCGTTTTAAGTTATTGTCCACGATAGTTAGCGCTGGGGAGTTTATGTAACATGTGTCACTGGAGCAAGAACACCTTAATTATTTACCTTCGAGTATGTGAAGCACTGAAATTATAACTTCCGGTATTCAGAGTTATAAAAGTGCGTGAGAAGTAGCAACAGGGACTTGTAATGATATCTAAATTACAAACTAATCGAGTGGTAGACAAGGATCAGTAGACACGGACCTGAATACAAGAAACTTGCTTTAATTCTCCACCATCTTAACATTCTTATTTACTTTACATAATACGCCATTTTTTAGTCTAGCTAAACCTGTAAAGTCCTACCAACACTTTTTGGTCATACAACACTTTCTTCTTGGACTGTGCTTTGAGCAAGGTATCTTCGTTCATTCACCTTGTTAATGTAATGAAAAAAATATGATGATGTTTGAAAAAATTGTAAATATGTATGGGTACTATGCACTACAGGTTAAGGCTTTTTTTTTCAAAATGATTGGAAATATGATTACTTTACTTTTTTGCTTTTCTGGAAAGCTAATTAATAATTCATGGTATTAGAACCCCACTAGAAGAGTACTTAGCTTTGTATGATTTGATTCATGGTAAGGACCACCAATGTTAAGATTCAGTGTAGAAATTTACAAACAGGAGTATACAATTATGTGATGAAATTAGGTCAGCTAACCATTGAAATTTTGGACCTGAGAATAATACTCAGACACCTTTGTGTTTTCAAATCTTTCGTCCACTACAAATATTGTATTTAAAATTGATCAGAAAGACATAGAAACGTGTAAAGTGGATGGAGTTAGATCAAGGTTATCTAATCAGGTCTAGATTTTGATTAGATGAAATGAACTTTGGAGTTCATTGCTGcctattttataaaacaaacaTTTTTTTTATTGTTTGAAACTACTATGCATTCTTTAATACTTCTTACGTCTCATTTTGTGATCGCATTTTCTAATTTGTTCGTCTCAGTAAAATTGTTTATATTCGGTTAATACGAGTATATGTTTTAACAAATTTTGGAGATGATCGAGAATCGTAACCAGAATCGAGACGACACGAGACGAGTATTTATCACTTGAGTTATATCATCACCACGCTCAACCATTATAGCACTTTTTACCAGTATCTATCAGTTTGTTACTGTGATTGATTATGTTCAATATTTAAATGATCCCTTGTTAAAGAAAGAGCGATGTACAGTAGTGATAGGAAGAAAGATGTTAGGAGTAGTTAGAACCTGAGTAGCGAGGCATGATAATAATTATAAAGACCGGTTTAATTAGTCAGGTGTGATGACCCCATAAGGCCATAGTTGTTGCCTAATAAttgttactccctccgtcccattaaacatttcctcttttgactttcggtactgtttacggtaagcgattgactattaatttacgtctaatctataatatcaaatatagtcatgagtgatctcgttggattcgtatttatcagtactttagtactttaatacagtgaaatttttatatttaatactaatacgaatttaaagatattaacaatcaaaagtgtgcattggcaaacgtgtacaacacaaataggaaacgtttttagggacggagggagtatcgATTATGCGTGTACTCATTATTCAACCATTACTGTATATTTTTATACAGAAAGATGAACCTGGGAAAACAAGTATGCATATTTCATCACGCTTTGCTAACCGTTGTGTGTTGCGATTTGTATGCTTACAGGATACGATAAGTCAGAACATTTCAAACATACATAAATTTGAAATACGTCTTTTATATGTATTGTGCGGTTGTGTTATCAAATTAATCTAAATTTTAGAGTTTTTCTAGGTATGCCCATTTGCACACGAGCACAAGCTCTTTTATCTCAtttttattggtggaatttgtgTGAATGCAGCGTCCATAAATCCATTAACATTAACACCAGTTTCACTATGAAAATAATAATGGCCCGTTTAGGAAATTGGATTTAAATTCTGGATTTGTTCAAATAAGCTGTTTGAGAATTTGAATCCATGACattcaaatattagtataaaTATGAGAATTTGAAATGACAATTCAAATTCTGTCATTTAAAATCTCTCATTTAAAATGAAATGTAAGTTTCTAAACGCCCTCAGTGTTCATAGAAAACCGTTTAAGTAATTTTTTCCTCGAAATGTAGGGTGTGTGGATTACGTTGCTACTCCTGTAAAATATTAGTGTTCGCTGAAAGCTAAGCATTCTTTTACATTGCAAAATGAATCTTTTTTTATAACCTAGTGCAAGGAAATGTTGGGTGGTGGTTATAAATGTCACTTGGAGGTTAAAAATGACCCTAAATGTCACTTCAAAACGGTATATCGTGTATTGTTTATGCAAAACACCTAAAACGGAACTCCGTGTAACGTTTTGacattttgaatttttttatgcGCAAAACGGTAGATAAAGTTCCGTTTTGGTACAAAATGCTATATGATGTACCGTTTTGAGCCAAAACGCTACTTCAACCACCGTTTTGcacattataaaaaaattaaaaaaaaatttaaagtaCCAAAACGGAAGCCGAAGTTCCGTTTTGCATTAAAAATACAAAACGGAAGACGAAGTACCATTATGAAATGACATTTTGGGccattatttttaaaattgaCATTTTGAACCATTTAACACTCAAAATTGACATTTTGATCTATTGTTCGGAAATGTTTGTATTCACCTAGAAATTGAAATGTCACCAGACAGATCGTTTTTTCAGTAAAAATATGAACCAAACAGCAGATGAGTTTTGTATTGCTTTTACAATCTTCGGTTCTAGATAATTTAATTTTGAGAGTCAGTGTAGCAGCCTGACAGCTCCAGGCCTCGGCCGAAGCCCAGTTTTGCAATTTAAATAAGCCTAAGTTTTATAAGGACAAGTTTAGATTTAGCCTCAGCTacaaaaaagtaaaaaaaaaagaTTATAAAATGATTTGTCAAATAAGGTGGGATGCTTTAATTGGTATGTAATAATATAGGGGCTGATTGCGATCAAAATTTATCGTGAAAAATTTTGTACTCAATTTAGTAACTCTgacatttttcttaaaaaaacTGAAGTAAATTACAAAAAAAGTTCTTACTCTGAAGTAAATGAAAAAATAAATGGCAGACATCAACAACAGCAAAATCAGCTAAAAAACAGTTTGGTAAAATTAAAAAACTGCTTTTCGGAAAAGTATTTTTGACATAAAAGTTTCTGTTAGAATTTTAGCTTTTACGGGAAGCAAGATGCTGATTTTCACATCAAACCtcatcaaaaatattattttttatattaaaacgataaacaaattaaaaatatttCCAAACAGTCATTTGATTTTATTAAAACGATaaacaaattaaaaatatttCCAAACAGTCATTTGATTTTTTAACAGCATTTTTTTCATCAGCATTTTTTTTAACACTTTTTCATCACTACTTTTTTCTAACAACAGATCAATTTTTAACAGCAACCCGAAACAGAGCGCAATCATCAGCTACATGAATATGCATATACTGCAGTTTTGCATTCATGCATGTACTACAGTGTTGCACGAGTTCATGTTAAAAGGATGATGCCCAAAAACTTGCTCTTAGCCTCTCACCATATAAGCACCTTCAGTTCTATCATGTTGAATGTCCTTCCTACCAACTGCCATCCATGACTAGCACGCTCTGGCGCCTCGAATAGGCTTTCTGTTGCAGGCTCCCCATTCTTTTTGTCTGTTCCACCTTCTCTACAAACTGCGATCCTTAACAATGACCTCCGCTATATATATGAGATGAAAGAATCATGAATAACATCCGAGATTTCCTGTGCGCTTCACAAGAACTGTTGCAAACTTTTAAAGAAGTGTAATGGGAAGATACAAACTATTTTCTGAAAGTTCGTTTGACGTTCTATTCTTGTGTTTAGGGTTCTACAGCTATGTTGCTGTTGGAGGTAGTGGAGAAGGAAAGGGTT carries:
- the LOC141689454 gene encoding subtilisin-like protease SBT1.7, which translates into the protein MKLILVPVVMLLLCCNAYATTADKGKKEKTYIVHMDKHSMPLSFNDHLQWYDSSIKSVSHSANMIYTYTDIIHGFSTRLTTEEAQSLEQQPGILLVQEEMRYELYTTRTPGFLGLDKGGAVYPEANAISDVVVGVLDTGVWPESQSFDDSGLGPVPSTWKGECEIAKGFNSSSCNRKLIGARSFSKGYEATYGPIDETMESNSPRDDEGHGTHTSTTAAGSAVSGASLFGYAAGTARGMAAQARVAIYKVCWLGGCFSSDILAGMEKAVADGVNVLSLSLGGSVSDYYRDIIAVGAFTAMLNGIFVSCAAGNGGPSSESISNVAPWITTVGAGTLDRDFPAYASIGSGKNFSGSSLYSGKSLSGVLVPLVYEIKTSNTSGNLCLAGNLHPKDVAGKIVVCDRGMSSRVQKGVVVRDAGGVGMILANTNSFGEEIVADAHLIPSVAVGQIAGDAIKKYISSDSDPMATIASGGTHLGIEPSPLVAAFSSRGPNPITPDLLKPDLIAPGVNIIAGWPGKVGPSGLANDSRHVEFNIVSGTSMSCPHISGLAALVKAAHPEWSPAAIRSALMTTAYNRYKNGETIQDTATGKPSTPFDIGSGHVDPISALDPGLVYDATVEDYLGFLCALNYTSSQIKAITKRNDTCQADKKYTVGDLNYPSFAVALQTALRKDNDDSQPTIVKYTRTLTNVGEPSTYKVSVSSELSNVKIVVEPEALLFSKPNEKKNYTVTFSATSMPSDTTKFARLEWSGGKYTVGSPIAFSWI